The DNA window CTTGCTGCGGCAGGCAAGGTACAGTCGTTGGGCCTCGGGAGGGCACGCCGCTGGATGACCCCACCCGTACTTGGATTTCCGACGATCTTGTTACTCCCCGGTCCGCTGCTGAACGAGTAGGATGAGAGCATGAAACAATCCGCTGCTGAAATCCTCAGAGAGTATGGACCCTTTCCAGATGCCGATCACATACATGGCGTCACCTTCGACGGCCGACACGTCTGGTTTGCGTCTGGAGATCGGCTGAACGCCTTCGATCCGGTAACTGGGAAGACGGTGCGCTCGATTGATGTCGCCGCTCATGCGGGAACGGCTTTCGATGGTGGGCACCTGTTCCAGATCGCCGAGGGCCGCATCCAGAAAATCGATCCGCAGACCGGCCGCGTACTCGCCACGATCCCGGCGCCTGGCGGCGGCGAAGACTCGGGGCTAGCATGGGCCGAGGGGACGCTCTGGGTTGGGCAGCATCGTGGCCGGAAAATCCATCAGATCGATCCACAGACAGGAGCGATCCTTCGCACGATCGAGTCCAATCGCGTTGTTACCGGCGTCACCTGGGTCGACGGCGAGCTTTGGCATGGCACCTGGGAAGGTGACGAGAGCGATGTGAGGCGGATCGATCCTGAAACGGGAAAGGTGCTGGAGAGGCTCGATATGCCGCCTGGAACGGGCGTGTCGGGACTGGAGTGCGATGGCGGCGATCAGTTCTTCTGTGGCGGCGGACGCAGCGGCAAGGTGAGAGCCGTTCGCCGGCCAGGTCGCGTCTCCAAGTCCAAAGGCCCGAGTCAGGACTTATAAATCGAGTTGAGGCTCAGATAGGCTTTTGGCCCTGCACGTCCTCGCTTCGCAGTGGAACAACAAGAGTTTACTCCTGATGGTGCAGCTCGTTCGCCAGGAAATCGATAAAGGTCTGAACGCGATGACTGGGCGCGCTGCCATTCGTGACCGCATATAAATTGGCGCTATCCGGCAGAAACCTATCAAGCGCCGTCACCAGCGCATCGGATGCCAATTCGTCGCGGACATCCCAGGCGGGGCTCAGGAAGACGCCATAGCCCTTCAACGCCCACCGCTTCAAAATGGAGCCGTCGTTCGCGACACGATTTCCGGATACGCGCGTTGAAATCTTCCTGCCGCCATCCACGAAATGCCAGGTCGAAAACGTCGTTGCGGGCCTCGAGACCATGAGGCAATTGTGGCCCGATAGGTCATCGGGATGCGCCGGCAGCCCATGTGAATCCCAATAGGAGGGAGCTGCACATATGACCCGCTGACCACGCAAAATCAGACGGGCTTTTAGCGAAGAGTCTCGCAGAGGCCCGTTTCGTATCGCGAGATCGATGTTGTGCTCGACGAGATCAATAACGGCATCCGAGAGATGCAGGTCTATTGAAACGCCGGAGTGCAACTCCATGAACCGGTCGATCGCCGGAACAATCTTGCTCCTGCCAAAGTCAACGGTTGAAGTCACTCTGATGGGGCCACGCAAGGGTCCCCCTCTTACTCCTTCGACGGAGGCGTCCCAGTCTGCCAACAATCGCCGGGCATTCGACAGGAACCGCAGCCCCTCGTATGTGAACGATAGCCGGCGCGTTGACCGCCTGATCAGTGTCGTGCCTGCCTGATCCTCCAACTGTTGCAGTGCCACCGTAGCAGTCGACGTAGCGACCGAGCTCTGTCGTGCCGCCGCTGACAGGCTTCCCGCTTCCGCGATGCTGACGAATAGACGCAGCGCATCCAAGGTGTCCATTTCTCGAAAACTCCGAAAGGTGCTGTCGAAATAGCCACGATTATCAAAAAAGACGAAATAATCAATATCTCGGACATGAACTTTGGAGACGACCACTCGATGAGAGTGGCGCTACAGCTTGGAAGGAAATCGAGATGATGGTCAAAGCTCGAGCAGCGCGGATTCATCAGTACGGCGCGCCGGAGGTTTTGAAATTCGAAGACATTCTTATCCCGGAACCCCGCGATGGTGAGGTACTCGTCCGCCACACAATGATTGGTCTCAATTTTGTCGATGTCTATTTCAGGCGAGGCACAATGGAAGTGCCGTCCTTTCCTGCAATCATCGGTAATGAGGCAGCAGGGGTCGTCGAGGCTGTTGGGCGCGACGTCAGCTCGGTAAAAGTGGGTGATCGCGTGGTTTTCGGCCACAGCACAGGGGCCTATGCCACGGCTGGTCTTCATCCCGCTGACCGGTTGGCGATCATTCCAGACGATATCTCCGACGCGCAGGCCGCCGGCAGTTTTCTCAAAGGTTTAACAGCTAGATATCTGATTAGGGACGTCGTCCCATTAAAGAGAGGTGACACCATCCTTTATCATGCCGCTGCAGGCGGCGTGGGCCAGATCTTTGTACAGTGGGCAAAGTCTCTCGGCTATCGAGTGATTGGAACCGTATCCAATGACAGCAAAGTAGACGTTGCGCGCCAGGCTGGATGTGACCATGTCATCAACTATCGCGCGGAAGATTTTGTCGCGCGAACCTTCGAACTGACGAATGGACTCGGTGTAGACGCGGTTTTCGACTCTGTCGGGGAAGATACCTTTCGCGGGTCCCTAGCCGTCCTCAAAGTTCGCGGTACGCTGGTCCAATTCGGCAAGGCGTCGGGTGAGATCACTCCCATCGATCCCTATGAACTTGGCCCGCGAGGACTGCACCTCACCTGGCCAATGCTGCAGCATTATGTTGCGACACCGGCGCAGACCGCAGAGGCGGCAGCCGATCTGTTCACTGCAATCCGATCG is part of the Rhizobium jaguaris genome and encodes:
- a CDS encoding PQQ-binding-like beta-propeller repeat protein, which gives rise to MKQSAAEILREYGPFPDADHIHGVTFDGRHVWFASGDRLNAFDPVTGKTVRSIDVAAHAGTAFDGGHLFQIAEGRIQKIDPQTGRVLATIPAPGGGEDSGLAWAEGTLWVGQHRGRKIHQIDPQTGAILRTIESNRVVTGVTWVDGELWHGTWEGDESDVRRIDPETGKVLERLDMPPGTGVSGLECDGGDQFFCGGGRSGKVRAVRRPGRVSKSKGPSQDL
- a CDS encoding LysR family transcriptional regulator, yielding MDTLDALRLFVSIAEAGSLSAAARQSSVATSTATVALQQLEDQAGTTLIRRSTRRLSFTYEGLRFLSNARRLLADWDASVEGVRGGPLRGPIRVTSTVDFGRSKIVPAIDRFMELHSGVSIDLHLSDAVIDLVEHNIDLAIRNGPLRDSSLKARLILRGQRVICAAPSYWDSHGLPAHPDDLSGHNCLMVSRPATTFSTWHFVDGGRKISTRVSGNRVANDGSILKRWALKGYGVFLSPAWDVRDELASDALVTALDRFLPDSANLYAVTNGSAPSHRVQTFIDFLANELHHQE
- a CDS encoding quinone oxidoreductase family protein — protein: MMVKARAARIHQYGAPEVLKFEDILIPEPRDGEVLVRHTMIGLNFVDVYFRRGTMEVPSFPAIIGNEAAGVVEAVGRDVSSVKVGDRVVFGHSTGAYATAGLHPADRLAIIPDDISDAQAAGSFLKGLTARYLIRDVVPLKRGDTILYHAAAGGVGQIFVQWAKSLGYRVIGTVSNDSKVDVARQAGCDHVINYRAEDFVARTFELTNGLGVDAVFDSVGEDTFRGSLAVLKVRGTLVQFGKASGEITPIDPYELGPRGLHLTWPMLQHYVATPAQTAEAAADLFTAIRSGVLQVDPSRIYSFDDVVQAHHDLEERRTTGSAVLRVTQ